One Anabas testudineus chromosome 15, fAnaTes1.2, whole genome shotgun sequence genomic window carries:
- the eif3s6ip gene encoding eukaryotic translation initiation factor 3 subunit L isoform X1, producing the protein MSYHEEEEYDPYAYPNDYDLHTGDPKADLAYERQYEQQTYHVIPEVIKNFLQYFHKTISDLIDQKVYELQSNHVSSESIEQKIYEIQDVYENSWNKLTDRFFKTSPWPEAEAIASLVGNDAVFLILYKELYYRHIYAKVSGGPTLDQRFESYYNYCNLFNYILNADGPAPLELPNQWLWDIIDEFIYQFQSFSQYRCKTAKKSEEEIEFLRNNPKIWNVHSVLNVLHSLVDKSNINRQLEVYTSGGDPESVAGEYGRHSLYKMLGYFSLVGLLRLHSLLGDYYQAIKVLENIELNKKSMYSRVPECQITTYYYVGFAYLMMRRYQDAIRVFANILLYIQRTRNMFQRSTYKYEMINKQNEQMHGLLAIALTMYPMRIDESIHTQLREKYGDKMLRMQKGDLQVFEELFSFACPKFLSPVVPNYDNVHPNYHKEPFQQQLKVFAEEVQQQAQLSTIRSFLKLYTTMPVAKLAGFLDMTEQEFRIQLLVFKHKMKNLVWTSGISALDGEFQSASEVDFYIDKDMIHIADTKVARRYGDFFIRQIHKFEELNRTLKKMPATATTVASGSATARGV; encoded by the exons ATGTCATACcacgaggaggaagag TACGATCCTTACGCCTATCCAAACGACTACGACCTGCACACGG GTGACCCTAAGGCAGACCTGGCCTATGAGAGGCAGTATGAGCAGCAGACCTACCATGTCATCCCAGAGGTGATCAAGAACTTCCTGCAGTATTTCCACAAAACAATCTCTGACCTGATCGACCAAAAAGTTTATGAACTACAATCCAACCATGTGTCCAGCGAGAGCATTGAGCAGAAGATCTACGAGATCCAGGACGTCTATGAGAACAG CTGGAACAAGTTGACCGATCGTTTCTTCAAGACTTCACCCTGGCCAGAGGCTGAGGCCATTGCATCACTTGTTGGCAACG ATGCGGTGTTTCTCATCCTCTATAAGGAGCTCTACTACAGACATATATATGCTAAAGTCAGC GGTGGGCCAACTTTGGACCAGAGGTTTGAGTCGTACTACAATTACTGCAACCTCTTCAACTACATTCTTA ATGCTGATGGCCCAGCCCCCTTGGAGCTGCCAAACCAGTGGCTGTGGGACATCATCGATGAGTTCATCTACCAG TTCCAGTCCTTCAGCCAGTACCGCTGTAAGACAGCCAAGAAGTCAGAAGAGGAGATCGAATTCCTGAGGAACAACCCAAAGATCTGGAACGTTCACAGCGTCCTCAATGTTCTCCACTCCTTGGTGGACAAGAGCAACATTAACCGCCAGCTTGAGGTGTACACAAGTGGGg GAGACCCAGAGAGTGTGGCCGGAGAATATGGGCGTCATTCCCTCTATAAGATGTTGGGTTACTTCAGTTTGGTAGGGCTCCTGAGGCTTCACTCTCTGCTTGGTGATTATTACCAGGCAATCAAAGTCCTAGAGAACATTGAGCTCAACAAAAAG aGTATGTACTCTCGTGTGCCTGAGTGTCAGATCACCACCTATTACTATGTGGGCTTTGCTTACCTGATGATGAGACGCTACCAGGATGCCATTCGAGTCTTTGCCAACATCCTGCTCTACATCCAGAGGACGAGAAACATGTTCCAGAGGTCGACATATAAATATGAGATG attaacaaacaaaatgagcagATGCATGGTCTGCTGGCTATCGCCCTCACCATGTACCCAATGCGCATTGATGAGAGCATCCACACCCAGTTGAGAGAGAAGTACGGAGACAAGATGCTGCGAATGCAGAAAGG AGACCTGCAGGTGTTTGAGGAACTGTTCAGCTTTGCCTGTCCAAAGTTTTTGTCGCCTGTGGTGCCAAACTACGACAACGTCCACCCCAACTACCACAAAGAACctttccagcagcagctgaaggtgTTTGCTGAGGAGGTGCAGCAGCAGGCCCAGCTCTCCACCATCCGCAG TTTCCTGAAGCTCTACACCACCATGCCAGTAGCCAAGTTGGCAGGATTCCTGGACATGACGGAGCAGGAGTTCCGCATTCAGCTCCTGGTCTTTAAACACAAGATGAAGAACCTGGTGTGGACCAGTGGCATCTCTGCTCTGGATGGAGAGTTCCAGTCTGCTTCTGAAGTTGACTTTTACATTGACAAG GACATGATCCATATCGCTGATACTAAAGTGGCTCGAAGATATGGAGACTTCTTCATCAGACAGATCCACAAGTTTGAGGAG TTGAACAGGACACTGAAGAAAATGCCAGCCACTGCTACCACTGTGGCATCAGGGAGCGCCACAGCCCGAGGAGTCTGA
- the eif3s6ip gene encoding eukaryotic translation initiation factor 3 subunit L isoform X2, with the protein MNYNPTMCPARALSRRSTRSRTSMRTDAVFLILYKELYYRHIYAKVSGGPTLDQRFESYYNYCNLFNYILNADGPAPLELPNQWLWDIIDEFIYQFQSFSQYRCKTAKKSEEEIEFLRNNPKIWNVHSVLNVLHSLVDKSNINRQLEVYTSGGDPESVAGEYGRHSLYKMLGYFSLVGLLRLHSLLGDYYQAIKVLENIELNKKSMYSRVPECQITTYYYVGFAYLMMRRYQDAIRVFANILLYIQRTRNMFQRSTYKYEMINKQNEQMHGLLAIALTMYPMRIDESIHTQLREKYGDKMLRMQKGDLQVFEELFSFACPKFLSPVVPNYDNVHPNYHKEPFQQQLKVFAEEVQQQAQLSTIRSFLKLYTTMPVAKLAGFLDMTEQEFRIQLLVFKHKMKNLVWTSGISALDGEFQSASEVDFYIDKDMIHIADTKVARRYGDFFIRQIHKFEELNRTLKKMPATATTVASGSATARGV; encoded by the exons ATGAACTACAATCCAACCATGTGTCCAGCGAGAGCATTGAGCAGAAGATCTACGAGATCCAGGACGTCTATGAGAACAG ATGCGGTGTTTCTCATCCTCTATAAGGAGCTCTACTACAGACATATATATGCTAAAGTCAGC GGTGGGCCAACTTTGGACCAGAGGTTTGAGTCGTACTACAATTACTGCAACCTCTTCAACTACATTCTTA ATGCTGATGGCCCAGCCCCCTTGGAGCTGCCAAACCAGTGGCTGTGGGACATCATCGATGAGTTCATCTACCAG TTCCAGTCCTTCAGCCAGTACCGCTGTAAGACAGCCAAGAAGTCAGAAGAGGAGATCGAATTCCTGAGGAACAACCCAAAGATCTGGAACGTTCACAGCGTCCTCAATGTTCTCCACTCCTTGGTGGACAAGAGCAACATTAACCGCCAGCTTGAGGTGTACACAAGTGGGg GAGACCCAGAGAGTGTGGCCGGAGAATATGGGCGTCATTCCCTCTATAAGATGTTGGGTTACTTCAGTTTGGTAGGGCTCCTGAGGCTTCACTCTCTGCTTGGTGATTATTACCAGGCAATCAAAGTCCTAGAGAACATTGAGCTCAACAAAAAG aGTATGTACTCTCGTGTGCCTGAGTGTCAGATCACCACCTATTACTATGTGGGCTTTGCTTACCTGATGATGAGACGCTACCAGGATGCCATTCGAGTCTTTGCCAACATCCTGCTCTACATCCAGAGGACGAGAAACATGTTCCAGAGGTCGACATATAAATATGAGATG attaacaaacaaaatgagcagATGCATGGTCTGCTGGCTATCGCCCTCACCATGTACCCAATGCGCATTGATGAGAGCATCCACACCCAGTTGAGAGAGAAGTACGGAGACAAGATGCTGCGAATGCAGAAAGG AGACCTGCAGGTGTTTGAGGAACTGTTCAGCTTTGCCTGTCCAAAGTTTTTGTCGCCTGTGGTGCCAAACTACGACAACGTCCACCCCAACTACCACAAAGAACctttccagcagcagctgaaggtgTTTGCTGAGGAGGTGCAGCAGCAGGCCCAGCTCTCCACCATCCGCAG TTTCCTGAAGCTCTACACCACCATGCCAGTAGCCAAGTTGGCAGGATTCCTGGACATGACGGAGCAGGAGTTCCGCATTCAGCTCCTGGTCTTTAAACACAAGATGAAGAACCTGGTGTGGACCAGTGGCATCTCTGCTCTGGATGGAGAGTTCCAGTCTGCTTCTGAAGTTGACTTTTACATTGACAAG GACATGATCCATATCGCTGATACTAAAGTGGCTCGAAGATATGGAGACTTCTTCATCAGACAGATCCACAAGTTTGAGGAG TTGAACAGGACACTGAAGAAAATGCCAGCCACTGCTACCACTGTGGCATCAGGGAGCGCCACAGCCCGAGGAGTCTGA